The DNA segment TCCATTGTGTAAACATAAGTTGGCTTCAATAAGCTCTCAAATGACAAGCAGCCATCTATGTTTACTATCCAAATCATACTAGATTTAAAAGAGCTCTTTATAACGCAATTAAATGATGCTCATAATTTATCATCAAAATAACTTGTAATTTAATACTTTCTCGGATATAATCAGATGTTGGACTGCAAACATGAAACCACGATAATTGGATGGGAAAGGAGAACTTCTTCATTTCCCCTAATTGGAGTAGGCTTCTGTAATAATCTTTCTTAATCTTCTTCCTCATGCAGTTTGAGGAAGTTACATTGTgataaagaaacaaaatgaaTTTACCTGATTCTGTGTCAAAGGTCGTTGCTCCCAGTTGCTATTCCGTCTTGTCTTGTTCAAACCAGCCCCCAATATTTTCTAGTATAGTAATAATCACCAAGAAGTTATGTCAAATGATTAGGTACTTATTTGGATGTATTGCAACAgcaaaccgagagagagagagagagagagagagagagagagagagagagagagagagagagagagagagagagagagagagagagaggagcaaCCAGCCGTTTAGATaacagataatataatatacaagaGATAACAGTAGGAGCTCAAATAAATCCATCCTTAATTTACCTTTGCAAGCCCAGAGAGACCACCTTGAGGTTCTTTAAACACATTCTGGATGTCCAgtaacatttcatattgctTGAAACACTCCAACTCTCCATAAGAATGGGCCAGCTGCTTTATATCACATTGAAAGTTATATCCTACACAACATTATCGACCCCCCATCACCATTACAAACATAAAGAGGTCTACATCCACATCTGAAAGAAAAACCTATCACCTAGTTATTTCCACTTCAATAGTTTGATGGAACTTTCCTGACAGCTGTTTATATGATCaattgaaataaatataaaagatcACAGGGAATGCAAGGATTCTTCCGTCCCTCCACATAGAGAATTCTTTTTGAACATATTATACAAGGTTTCAGAAGTCAGGTAGAGAACTTTTGTAGACACAGATTTTTATAAAGCTTCACAAGTCATTGAACTCTAACTTATGCATTTAGATTTCTCATACCAAGTTTTAGAATTCTAGGAGACTGCAAAATGCGGGCCAGACAGTTGTCTAAAATGTCAGGCACATCTTTGAATAACTTTATCAGATCAAAGATAAAAACCATCTTTTCAGATGCAATCTGCATGATAGAAACCTGAGACATGGAACAAAGCTACTTTTAGAAGGGACAAATATAGAACTAAAATAGAAGGCATTTTccaaagagaaatactttagccacaaaaaaattacacaaaaataatcctaCAAACTGACATGACTTCATATGGTTggtcaaattgtaaaattatttttattgtaaactaAATCTAATGGCATGaaatcacgtcagtttgtataattaattttgtgtaattcctTTGTGGTTTTAGTAGTTCTCTTATCCAAATATCATAATGACgaagaaacaaaatattgcTAGCAACAGACATAATAATCATTCATCAGATTGCAGATGATACTGATAGATGTGCCATGCTAGTATATACATCTCAGCACACAAGGTCTTTTTTGTGATAAAAAAGTATTGCTCCATGAAGAATTAAGAAGATATTTCCAACTCCATTAGCATAGAGATACAAATCATCTAATGGGAGCAAGAATTTCCTGTTACACCTTGTCCTTGAGTTTCTACCTTCCGTTGCATTATATGCACTTGGAGGAGATCATATTATTGAAATTTGAACTGGGTTTCTGCTTAATAGCAGAGTACTTGGTGAAGTAATATGTAAATTTAGActagaacaaaagaaaaggtgGTCTTCTGCCATAAGCCAACCTTAGATAAAGCCCACAAAACATTCCAAGATCCAGAAGAGCATTTATAATCCAAGTcaagcaaagaagaaaaaaaagaaccacAAAAACAGGGCTCGTTtgggaagtgagatgagatgagaattcagTGAATGGTAGTGAAATGGCTTTTGAATAATAgcgaaatggtttgagttaagatgttttattgagttttaggaaatgaaagagaaaaagttgaataaaaatattataaagtaaaaatattgttataatataattttctaatattatttttgttttgaaatttaaaacaatagtattggtttttgtgttttgtttggaagttcggaaaagttgtaatggttAGGTTACTACTTAGGTAATGATtggatgaaaaagttgaagatttgaaattgaaaagtatttgtgtttgagtaATGTCTGGGAAGGAAATTATAAGAAGTTTTGAGATGATATCTCACTTCCCAAACAAGCTCTTAAGGTCCATATTTAGTATGCTGACCAGGAAGTGCATATACTCAAGATCCAGTAATAAGAGAGCATATATCTGGTAAGGATCCAGTACAGAAATCCAGAGAGATACTTATCCAGGAAGAaaaccaagagagagagagagatatcaaGAAAAACGGTAGATCAATCTGATTACCTTGTTTGGTTTGCTGCCTTTTTCATAATTGGGCTTCCACTCACAATCAACACCCACGAATTTACACCCCTCAATATGGCATGTTGCATTTTGCAAACCATCAACATTATCAACCCAAATGATGTGTTCCACAACCAATTCATTAAGATGAAGATAGCGACTATGTAGATGACTTGCCTCAGGCACTATATAATGTCAAATAGTGACATATAAGGATCTTTTGTGTAAAGTCAACAACAAATTTACTAGTAATAATTTAGAATTGATAACTGAACACCAAGTAAAACAAGTTCTCTACACAATATAAATGGTCTcagaatttttatatttattggaTGCCTATCATTTgtacatataaatttatagttGGAGGGAGAGATTGAGCTTCAAGAAATAGTGGATGGTCCTATCAATATGCAAATGTAAGTAAGCCATATTATAAAGAGGAAAATCTATTTAATAAACTAGTCGTCAGAGATACCTTTGACATCCAGGAAACCTTTAAGGGAGTATCGATCACATAGCTCATCGACCTTCTCAGAGTAACCGGCTTCCATAGCCAAATAAACCTTAAAAATGTAATAGAATTAGTGTGCAAAATCTAAGAAAATGGCCCCATCAGTAAAGAAGAGAAGTgttttaaatagaaaacaaataaaatttaactATTGCTCCAAACAATAGTTGTAGGATTATTATGCATCTCACACCTTTCTTCCAGGTAAAGTTTTGACACAGTTCTCATCCAAAAGCAAgtaaatgatatatatgtaaCTGTGACAATTACTCATGCCAAAAGCTACTAACCAAATATTCAATAAGTTGTCTATCATCGTTTGTCTTTGCCTCTGCAACATCCCAACATCCTTTTTCTGCTAGCTTTTTCAGTGAGCTGAAATGTAGGTGGAATATAAGATTGTTCACATCCTTGGGGAGGGCAGTATTCGAATATATGGGTTATGATGTAtgcaaatcattttttttttatcagtaaacaagaacttttattgatgataaatAAAGATAGGCATGGCCCCGGAATGCAAATCATTCGAAATACCTTTCTTTACACTTGTGATAAACATCTGGAAACTCTTGCTGcagattgtttttctttataatatCATATGCATGCTTCAGCAAGTTCCTGTCAATGTATTCCTGAACAAGTACACATAACATTTGCTTACCCATAAATATTGCCCACTTGTCAGCTGCTTTAAATTCTTTGTTCCGTATCATACTAAAGAGAAAATTTTTTCCCGATTGGCGGATGGAAAATTGCTCTAATAGAGATACAGCTGTCATGTATGACTGGGATTCTATCAATTCAAAAGCGTATTGCTCAACAAATGTTTTTGCTGCATCACAACCACTATCAGTCGTTTCCTTTAGTTGGCACATGGCTTTCTCAACATTATCCAATTTGATATCAAAAATTTCAACTATCTTCACAACAATCCTCTCATCATGATTCACAAAGCCCCCTACAATATCAAGAAATAACTGAGCAGCTAGGTCTTTTGCTTCCAAGGAATCTGTGGCGTTAAGTCCTAATTTTAGGTAACGGCGTAGGGCAGATACTATTAAATGACTGAAGCCTTCACAATATAATCCAAATATGGGCAAGATATATAGACATTGAATGACAAATGTAGCTGGGCCAGGTTGGGGATTGTTATGAAGCACTTGATAAACTTGTTGTTGAAGAGCTCGGAACTTCATAGTTGCCTTACATGTACCTATGAAATGAGTTCAGTGAGAAGAAAACATGCGAAAGGAAGCATGAAATTAAATACTAAAAAAGTAAATTGGCAAATAGTGATCAAAGTAGATGCACTAAAAGACCAGCTACATAATGTCCCAAAGTGATTAATTTACAATGTAGAGCTATTATCCCAGAAATAATGGGAAAATCAGTAAGATCTGGACAATACTAAAGTAATTTGTTAACATCCAGCCTCCAAGCTCCAGTGAGGCCAATTTAAACATCTAGCAAAAGATAGGAAtgctattctttatttttcattttgtcaTCCTCAGTTACATCAGTTGATGTGACTCTTTATATCTTTATCAGTAACTTATATTTAAGTGCTTGATATCGGAAACTACTTAATATCTGTCACATGAGTGGGTGTGACTAAggatgataaatttataaagaagAGTAGCATTGCTCAATGAAATATTATGTCCAATAATAAACCTAAGATCTGACTACACCTCACTACTGTAATTATAGATTGTAAGACAACAAAATACTCAAAACCTTTCCTTTAAATCCAACTTTATGACAACCAGTATCCAAGCAGGATGACATTGGCAGTGATCCAACAAGTAACTGACCGTATTGTAGTAAATCAATATACTAGCTTGAGAACCGAAAGTCATGGTGTGTTAGGGAATTAATAAAGGAATGAATGGACAAGAAATAATGAGTTAAGATGGACTCGAATGGAATAGAAATGACTGAGGTGTTTTCCTGGTCAATTTGGACTTTATAAAGGAagggaaagaagagaaaaaaaatgtgatttcaCAACCAGCTCctctttcttttgtgtttttcaaGAGTGGTAAAAATGATGCAGGGAAAAAAGTTCAACCCACCTTTGGTGGAACACTTGGGAGGAcccatttcatttctttgttaAAAGATCTCTTTCAAAACAAGATAATGGCTCCCATCATTCcctttctattttatttcaccCACCCAAATGAGCTGTTGAGGTGAGAAGCTATCTAATGAAACAAGTGATGATTGGAAGAAACACCATACCATTAATATAACATTCTTTCAGGAGGTATAAGAATACCACCGGAGAAATGTAGGTTAGATCTGAAAAGGCATGAACCAATATAGTCCCTGTTTGGTCAGTTTCGTCTTTTTTGTTGTGTAGGTCTGTAGGTCTTTCCGCCAAGCCCATGCCAGAAAAATCAGTAACGATCCTACAAACagaattaaaaattaacttGAAATCTTCAtatcaattataaaattaattcggTGCCATAAATCCAGTATTCCAACTGCAACCCGAGTTACGCAACAATTAACTGTCCTCCAGATCATTTAAAGAAAGTAAACAAATCCAGTCCAATCTTAAAAACGGGTCTTCAAAGCCTAGGAAGAAATACAACTCAGATACTATCAATGAGACACAAAATGAAAGTTCCAATGGGAAAGATAAGTTGCTTTTACAATAAGGCAGAAGAAACTCGAATCTAGAATAAGTGAAATAGAAATCTATATGCAGATAGCTCCAGAACCTGGTGGATGGAGTTAATTCTTAGCAAGTGAGCATTTGAGTTCTCAATTACTGATGTTTTTAGTTGGAGCCGccctttttaatataaatatgttaAGACAGGTGAGCAATGCTAGTGCTGGATTCAGTTTCTCCCAACTCAATTCTATACTCTTCCGATTCAGCCTAGAAAGTAAAGCAACAATTGGACCAAAATACATGAACGTAACCATAAagttttaaactaaataaaCCAGTAAAAAAAACTTAACATCACAATCATCCACGGCCGACAATAAACTAAAACAGTAAGTAAGCACATGCATTAGCAAATGGCAGAGACGTGGCACAAAACAGATAATAATGAGAATAAAGGTCAATCCCACTACGAAGCGCTCATCGAGCCTTTCAGGAAAAATGATCTCAAGctttttcaacataaatttacaCGCTTTTTAGCCTGTTTGGTTCCTGAGAAAATGTGAGGAACACTTCAGAGCGAAAAGATCAAAACAAATAATAACCCTCCGCTCACTGCAATGCAATTATCTAGCTTGGTTCCTTAGTTCCTCGTCCTACAAAACTCAACCAAAATATCCTTTCCTTTCATCagttttctcagcaaccaaacaacgGAATCGAATGGaaagaaaggaaggaaaaatGTTAAGCTTAAAAGCGTCGAGTTTCTCAGGCTTAGAATGCAATACAAATTTGTACGAACAGAAAGACTGGGATAAAGACATTTCACATCCAGCTCTTCGTTTCGCAAATTTTcttaacaaccaaacaaaaacaaaaacaaaaacaaagcagACACAGGGAAACATACCGAAATGATTCAACGAAATTCTAAGTTTCTGAACCtctacccctctctctctctctctctctctctctcctgtgCTGCAATTACTGTTTGAATTTGACTTTATCTGTTCATATGTTTGAATTTGAATATATAGATGAATTCATTAACGGAGCGAAAACTAAATTTAGaaacgaaaaaaagaaaataaaagggagTAATATCATTAATAAAAGGAAATACTAAGATGCGCGCGGGCCCACCGGATCTGTCCTAAAAGGGTGAAAttgcttctctctttctctctccacaAACCTCTGTGCACAGCTGCGGTTGCAGCTAACGTGCGCAGGGAGATCTGCAGAGGGCAACGGATGGTCATTTTCGACTTTTTGGTTCCGATTGGCTCGGGTTGGAGTGGATAAGGACCAAAACCACGCTTTTAagctctattttttaaaaatagaatactTTTAATTCGTTTGTATTCTTTGTCCATTGAATATAATATCtaatatttctatatttatcttcgtatttttaattaaaaaaagtttattttcaAACCTATCTTATGATACACCTAATAGATTaagaatattaaattatattaatatgtcGTATTCGTAtcgtatcatatcatatatattatatgatatgggTCAACTCAAACACGACCAATTAAACTTAACGAATCATATTTTCAGACCTTAACAcgatctattaaaataataaattgacaCGACATGACTCtttttgaattaattaaaattatatcaacACAAAATGATCCGTTTATGTAAATGAGTTCAATTGATCTAAATAATCGATTTGaccttattaatataattttacataaattttaaaatcacaatatctctAAAAGAAGactttaaaaatcaaatctcaAGATGTTAACAGCATTTGTTTGACATTTTTaaagtttgtttttaaaaaagttacatttgatttataaaataaattttaaaatttaaattttataaatcaaatattatcgTATAAgttatatatgtaaatagtacTCTATACACCGACTTGATAATATAATAACTCTCGTTACTATTTGTTTGACCAAATTGAATGTcccattttaaatataattacacACATAATGTAAACCTAAAGAATTTAGTATTCTTCGTGTATGATTTTTATGATTGAAGAGAATTTTGATTGCCCTCAGCCCGATTATATTCTTCAAAGAATAaggacaaaataaaatttaaaaataaaaatatttttaaaagaacaacCACGAAAATAATTGTtcatttaaataagaaaatatgcaATGTTAAGtaaaattcatcattttttattttattgaggtGTGCTAATTACGTATGAGAGGTTTGGTGCATTCGATGGTGATCATCATGAGCAAGAATGCTTTATGAACATGATTGAGgttagtatataataaataccactaaattattcatttattatttgaactggttgaataataaacaattaaattcatttttatatagattacTGATTCACATCTAACATGaccgaaaaaataaatataattacaataCAAGCCCacaattattgtttttttttttttaagttaagttataaaagaaaaatattttaacaacaaataaattatataaaaacaaatttgttAACTGATATGGCTTGATATGatacattagattgtaaaattacttttattataaaataaatttaacaaattttatgaattattCATGTCAGTTTATGAGcttattttgtataatctctttgtatCTGTAACAGTTCTTgttataaaaatctaaaagagTTAGCCAACTTAGCCcaagtggtaaaggctttgatattggAGTATCACTTCCTTCTTGGTCCAATATTCAACATTTCATAAGTATAAACAATCTTTTCGAGCTATATCTTTAATAAAAAGCTAGTAATTTAATCAGTTACATATAGAAAAATTTTTGAAGGTACGATACATATGATCGGAGTTTACTTGATAGGAGTGAGTTTGAAAGGACCTACCTTATAGAGGTCCgacataaaaatacaaaaaatacagTTATAAAGAATGGGAAAGTTGAACCAGTACTTTATGCAATACAACAATCATTGATGTAATAATTTATTGCCAAAATTAGGTTGCACTTATCCACCTTGATGGTTTGAATTAAAACGCCATGCATCAACTACTACTTTTGCTGCATTCATCACTTAAATGATCACATCTCTAACCCTACcaaatttttattcttaaattggTCATttattaagttatattttttcatcaatttattttatgaataagGTCACAACACACTTATAATTAATGACTTTTTGTCATTTCtatctaatttttgtttataaaaaatattatttctaaacaaatataatatgtcTGAAAGTATTTTAGAAATGAttctcaaataataaataatttttcaataataatgCTCATTACTCAACCTTTGCAACTGTAAGCCTTAAACTAAAAGGTAAATTACCCACTACAATCCCAAACATCTTGGGACAGGTTTGGAGAGTGAGATTaaaatttttggttttagataaacgtttaaaatatatttgttaatattattattattattttgacatttaaaaagattgaattgagatttaaaaaattaaattgtttattgtattttgtgtatgaacttgaaaaagttgtaatgatgaaatgagatgagataattttatatctcatcCTATGCCCCAAACCTGCCGAATCACATGATCCacacttttatgtttttaaatgcAACATCATGAAccttagtttaaataaaatcatgttTAGTTTTGAATTGAGGGAGTGATTTGACTCGTAGAAAtatatcttttgatcattgGTTTCGAACTCTTTACCTCTGTTTTGGAGGTTGAGGGTCATACCAATCAGGTCATAAGCCTTTAGCTAAATATATTTaatctgttgcccagatgactaacacaagagggggggtgaattgagttgtattaaaaaaaaaataattataaatcaaatatatataatataaaatataaacaaaatatgaaataacaataaatataaagagtaagggtaagagagaagcaaactcagtatgttaacgaggttcggccccactgcctacgtcctcgcctcaagctaccccttgaggattcccaaattcactattcaacctccttcaggtggagatagaaacctattacacctttgaacaacaccgctacaaaggatccgtgtagaacaccctctacacttgcaatcaccttacacgtggtgattcaactattccctgtgtagaaaactttctacacacacaagggttatacacaccctttttctgatacaaaagctgatagtaggtaggttatcagaaaacactcctcaacgagtgaaataagaacaatacagcgcaaactatatctctcaaaatgaacaaggattaaggctcaatgtttagagaagagagaatgaaagctttgaatgaatgttgtatgctcttggtgttgtgaatgtgaagctctcaaatgatctatttataggcatatgagacttcatattcaaatttaaaaagattcatatgtcaaagacaacatcattcactttttcaaaaaattcaaataaaaggttattctttttcaattgtcaaagacaacatcattcactttttcaaaggattcaaataaaagattcttctttttcaattgtcaaagacagcatcattcactttttcaaaaaaatcaaacctaatcttttacttttggcatatgacaaaatgagcacactttcattttcaaaaaattcaaacctaatcttttactttttgtataagtctaaaaaagcatcaatcacttttgaaaaaattcaaataaaacatgcacatgtgaaagatgacaaccaatcatctttaatattttcaaagttcaaccttttaatcaaggcatgcacatgcaaaagatgacaatcaatcatctttaatattttcaaagttcaaccctttaatcaaggcatgcacatgcaaaagatgacaatcaatcatctttcaaaattttcaaatttaattttcaaaaatattcatgcacatgtggaaaatgtattttaatgctttatgataaaatattaattttgagcattaatcctaatttcgaattttgaagagatttacaacattactctataattttaatgtgaacttgttcccttcttgctcatgcttgtttccttgatgtgcttgactccattgtgtagacaacttgagcttgagacttctttattctttgaattcatttgttatcatcaaaatccatgtgtaaatatataattacacaaaacttgcaatcttgggttcaacaatctccccctttttgatgatgacaaatacttgatagaacctgaaacctgaattaatacttaagctccccctgagaatgtgcgttagtttttcaagcaaaagtataaatataattccaaatatatataatgagtttagcaattcaaacgatgttaatgttctaatctaacacttctctcccttttggcatcattaaaaaggatccgcaacaagtaaatggactgaagaaaacgatgcgtttaatagtcactgtagatagtt comes from the Carya illinoinensis cultivar Pawnee chromosome 8, C.illinoinensisPawnee_v1, whole genome shotgun sequence genome and includes:
- the LOC122319013 gene encoding exonuclease mut-7 homolog isoform X1, with protein sequence MTIRCPLQISLRTLAATAAVHRGLWREKERSNFTLLGQIRIVTDFSGMGLAERPTDLHNKKDETDQTGTILVHAFSDLTYISPVVFLYLLKECYINGTCKATMKFRALQQQVYQVLHNNPQPGPATFVIQCLYILPIFGLYCEGFSHLIVSALRRYLKLGLNATDSLEAKDLAAQLFLDIVGGFVNHDERIVVKIVEIFDIKLDNVEKAMCQLKETTDSGCDAAKTFVEQYAFELIESQSYMTAVSLLEQFSIRQSGKNFLFSMIRNKEFKAADKWAIFMGKQMLCVLVQEYIDRNLLKHAYDIIKKNNLQQEFPDVYHKCKESSLKKLAEKGCWDVAEAKTNDDRQLIEYLVYLAMEAGYSEKVDELCDRYSLKGFLDVKVPEASHLHSRYLHLNELVVEHIIWVDNVDGLQNATCHIEGCKFVGVDCEWKPNYEKGSKPNKVSIMQIASEKMVFIFDLIKLFKDVPDILDNCLARILQSPRILKLGYNFQCDIKQLAHSYGELECFKQYEMLLDIQNVFKEPQGGLSGLAKKILGAGLNKTRRNSNWEQRPLTQNQLEYAALDAAVLVHIFLHVGSHSHPATVSEGHDKIEWKSQIVSRMDNVKKSKKGVRSKKKSRESKTDQHCQSS
- the LOC122319013 gene encoding exonuclease mut-7 homolog isoform X2, producing the protein MGLAERPTDLHNKKDETDQTGTILVHAFSDLTYISPVVFLYLLKECYINGTCKATMKFRALQQQVYQVLHNNPQPGPATFVIQCLYILPIFGLYCEGFSHLIVSALRRYLKLGLNATDSLEAKDLAAQLFLDIVGGFVNHDERIVVKIVEIFDIKLDNVEKAMCQLKETTDSGCDAAKTFVEQYAFELIESQSYMTAVSLLEQFSIRQSGKNFLFSMIRNKEFKAADKWAIFMGKQMLCVLVQEYIDRNLLKHAYDIIKKNNLQQEFPDVYHKCKESSLKKLAEKGCWDVAEAKTNDDRQLIEYLVYLAMEAGYSEKVDELCDRYSLKGFLDVKVPEASHLHSRYLHLNELVVEHIIWVDNVDGLQNATCHIEGCKFVGVDCEWKPNYEKGSKPNKVSIMQIASEKMVFIFDLIKLFKDVPDILDNCLARILQSPRILKLGYNFQCDIKQLAHSYGELECFKQYEMLLDIQNVFKEPQGGLSGLAKKILGAGLNKTRRNSNWEQRPLTQNQLEYAALDAAVLVHIFLHVGSHSHPATVSEGHDKIEWKSQIVSRMDNVKKSKKGVRSKKKSRESKTDQHCQSS